From Solibacillus isronensis, the proteins below share one genomic window:
- a CDS encoding DUF6980 family protein — protein sequence MKEFCCEYMDYHANFNCDIHKNPYDCPDNIIIFYEKSNDYGIIIHDGGSSRIEINFCPWCGKKL from the coding sequence ATGAAAGAATTTTGCTGTGAGTATATGGATTATCATGCAAATTTCAATTGTGATATTCATAAAAATCCTTATGATTGTCCTGATAATATAATTATATTTTATGAAAAATCTAATGACTACGGAATAATAATTCATGATGGTGGTTCTTCAAGAATAGAAATTAACTTTTGTCCATGGTGCGGAAAAAAATTATAA
- a CDS encoding DUF4279 domain-containing protein, with amino-acid sequence MITMHDGQTPGLVISPEFSQFDSDINAFIDIDMYVYPYSESEE; translated from the coding sequence ATGATAACAATGCATGATGGTCAAACACCCGGTTTGGTAATTTCACCTGAATTTAGTCAATTTGATTCTGATATCAATGCATTTATTGATATTGATATGTATGTATATCCTTATAGTGAATCGGAAGAATAG
- a CDS encoding TIGR04104 family putative zinc finger protein: MQKCIKCNSQFGWRKIFQSYKWTYGPLECDNCGSIHKIAIFGRFTVAFLTMLPFLIVQFFLIPSDNVFLTIGGAGLMATVCFLLSPFVVRYKERL; the protein is encoded by the coding sequence TTGCAAAAATGTATAAAATGCAATAGTCAATTTGGTTGGAGAAAAATCTTTCAATCTTATAAATGGACATACGGACCACTTGAATGTGACAATTGTGGTTCTATACATAAGATAGCTATTTTTGGGAGATTTACGGTTGCATTCCTGACGATGTTACCATTTCTGATAGTTCAATTTTTTCTTATTCCTTCCGATAATGTCTTTTTAACCATTGGTGGGGCAGGTCTTATGGCAACGGTCTGTTTTTTACTCTCGCCATTTGTTGTTCGATACAAAGAGAGATTGTGA
- a CDS encoding RND transporter, protein MKSKKIIKTINWVTFIIILLVGFFTAGFSLYDLSTQVALGEEGQSRAGFRWGIFHIIILVIIVMSAAFLGFTWKILFPFNVPIAIIIAGLCYQLFFLTFTIGWIGLNGTFGFVIAFLIGIILIISYTVLKFLESRKRSETN, encoded by the coding sequence ATGAAAAGCAAAAAAATTATAAAAACGATAAACTGGGTTACATTTATTATAATTTTATTGGTCGGATTTTTTACAGCAGGGTTTTCGCTGTATGACTTAAGTACACAGGTTGCCTTAGGGGAAGAAGGGCAGTCTCGCGCAGGATTCCGGTGGGGGATATTCCACATCATCATTTTAGTTATAATAGTAATGTCGGCTGCCTTTTTAGGTTTTACTTGGAAAATATTATTCCCATTTAATGTACCCATTGCAATAATAATAGCTGGTTTATGCTATCAACTATTTTTCCTTACGTTCACTATTGGTTGGATCGGTTTAAATGGAACATTTGGCTTCGTTATCGCATTTTTGATTGGAATAATATTAATTATTTCTTACACAGTTTTAAAATTTCTAGAAAGCCGTAAGCGCAGTGAAACGAATTAA
- a CDS encoding GNAT family N-acetyltransferase produces MNKIRKANVEDAATLTDIAFKAKGYWGYSDDFMNAWKDILTLTVDDIQSKVIYLLEEDKAIKGFYCLCIETKKLESLFVAPTYIGQGLGRLLWKDILLKAAEFGLSSFHFNSDPNAYEFYLKMGAKRIIYVESTVIPGRIYPFMEYKLTHLQTK; encoded by the coding sequence ATGAATAAGATAAGAAAAGCAAATGTCGAGGATGCAGCGACACTGACGGATATAGCTTTTAAAGCAAAAGGCTATTGGGGTTATTCAGATGATTTTATGAATGCATGGAAAGATATTTTAACACTTACAGTAGACGATATCCAGTCTAAAGTTATTTATCTGCTAGAAGAAGATAAGGCTATTAAAGGGTTCTATTGTTTGTGTATAGAAACGAAAAAATTAGAATCCTTATTTGTAGCCCCTACATACATTGGTCAAGGCTTAGGGAGATTATTATGGAAAGATATTTTACTGAAGGCGGCAGAATTTGGATTAAGTAGCTTCCATTTTAATAGTGATCCAAATGCGTATGAATTTTACTTAAAAATGGGTGCAAAAAGAATAATTTATGTGGAATCAACAGTTATACCTGGTAGAATATATCCTTTTATGGAGTATAAGCTTACACATCTTCAAACAAAATAA
- a CDS encoding GNAT family N-acetyltransferase, which produces MKLLISMNEVEYDTYIKDKTERYALTLEENTFEMISETAFVRAEKAIKGYLPNGFNTENHEFYNILENEKVVGYVWIKIVKENKSAFLYEIYLKEEFRSKGIGKKVMTELESLLAVRKIAFFKLHVFGNNEHALNLYNNLGFQVAGINMYKEIDK; this is translated from the coding sequence GTGAAACTATTAATATCTATGAATGAAGTTGAATACGATACATACATAAAAGATAAAACGGAGAGGTATGCTCTTACCCTTGAAGAAAATACTTTTGAAATGATAAGTGAAACTGCTTTTGTTAGAGCAGAAAAAGCGATAAAAGGATATTTGCCAAATGGATTCAACACAGAAAATCATGAATTCTATAATATTTTAGAAAATGAAAAAGTGGTAGGTTATGTATGGATAAAAATAGTAAAAGAAAACAAAAGTGCCTTTTTATATGAAATCTATCTCAAAGAAGAGTTTCGTTCTAAAGGGATTGGGAAAAAGGTGATGACTGAGCTTGAATCCCTTTTAGCTGTTCGTAAAATTGCCTTTTTTAAATTACATGTTTTCGGAAATAATGAACATGCTCTAAATTTATATAATAATCTGGGTTTTCAAGTAGCAGGTATCAACATGTATAAAGAAATAGACAAATAA
- a CDS encoding YjdJ family protein, which translates to MFKYVLQIIAGILTLVVSTFIAWYEGSAIIENTLEWKYSTPFTSLFQREIINGHDISQLDYFVYAAKFQPFFPTIMIASVLYILSVTGYFLIKRKPKWEIGFCGLIGIILLLFSSLFYNSTTMGGNVFFWISSISGLLFIVITVLQYKLHNTKMLTEVK; encoded by the coding sequence TTGTTTAAGTATGTGTTGCAAATTATAGCTGGGATCTTAACATTAGTAGTATCAACTTTTATTGCATGGTATGAAGGAAGCGCAATTATAGAAAATACATTAGAATGGAAGTACTCAACACCTTTTACTAGTTTGTTTCAAAGGGAGATTATTAATGGGCATGATATTAGCCAACTCGATTATTTCGTTTATGCAGCTAAATTTCAGCCTTTCTTTCCCACAATTATGATAGCAAGTGTCCTCTATATTCTAAGTGTAACTGGCTATTTTCTTATAAAAAGAAAACCGAAATGGGAAATTGGTTTCTGTGGATTAATAGGTATTATACTCTTATTATTTAGTAGCTTGTTTTATAATTCCACAACTATGGGGGGGAATGTTTTTTTCTGGATTTCCTCAATAAGCGGACTTTTATTTATAGTAATTACAGTTTTACAGTATAAGTTGCATAATACTAAAATGTTAACGGAGGTTAAATAA
- a CDS encoding topoisomerase, whose protein sequence is MKKVIITVVVICSILLGGCNKIEVIESEQEVIVSYKTLFAELQNEIIVSVTEKTELESDALALMIDGGASDLTVSVGYPKDSKIDATLIQQIVEDSINNISEKDTTSEERVKITIKIEKY, encoded by the coding sequence TTGAAAAAAGTTATAATTACAGTGGTTGTGATATGTTCAATATTGTTAGGCGGGTGTAATAAAATTGAGGTAATAGAAAGCGAGCAGGAAGTTATAGTTTCTTATAAAACCTTATTTGCGGAATTACAAAATGAAATTATAGTATCAGTTACAGAGAAAACGGAACTTGAAAGTGATGCGCTCGCACTAATGATAGATGGTGGAGCAAGTGATTTAACAGTTTCAGTAGGTTACCCGAAAGATTCAAAAATTGATGCTACGTTGATTCAACAAATAGTAGAAGACTCGATCAATAATATTTCTGAAAAAGATACAACTAGCGAAGAGAGAGTAAAAATAACTATTAAAATCGAGAAATACTAG
- a CDS encoding AAA family ATPase — protein MQFKLPNGAIVLVIGPSNSGKSTLLQSLVDSGQLLESEIISSDYYRRLVADIDFIDFTAVSKDDEDIVYEEYQRISEQAFHVLHTVVEARAKLNKVSIIDATNLRGFERAKYFEIAKRQHVPVLALILNTTKEQLLARDVLRDNPRGRKRVLQQFNTLKYELKTIKKEPFAKIYKVNDERIEIVREPNKLCLEIESGFDIIGDIHGCYDEMLVLLKDLGYEQRGDVYVHPTGRRLISVGDIMSRGPKSIETMQFWLNQIEAGLSYMTDSNHGWKLARWLDGKNVSLNHGDELVEQEFTEYEKVHGEEAAKALKEQFANMLLKAPSHYILTKNNMTKAVVTHAGIKDHYTGKESKRISDFCRYGDIQQTDSSSKPVRGDWFSQHKTSELIIWGHDVKVQPFKANRTINIDQGVVFGGELTAFQYPEQTLKSVKAFANYAGTEENPILEAKNKRFSPPNVAQFINGFAVHTTSGDQITIPRENALAAMDTFSHYTLPLEQVIYIPPTMSPTPQTSALPDYLEHPADAFHYYKKNGIQKLIAQKKHMGSRAVIFIAKNKEVAKELINSDSLGYITTRTGRAFFEQKEQQQMVENIHAELVGKNYFEQFNTNFVLMDAEILPWNLKAQSLIDQQYETVAENALMDRYKLIEKLKATEHVDVTSWMEEYTDKYKNAARFDAVFKNYCWPTNELSGIQIAPFHILAHSSSANFHQSHSWHMKMNAYLAENSSLFIATEYRLIESEQDEQEVINWWKDMTENGHEGIVIKPFDFLAYHKGKLLQPAIKVRGREYLRIIYGMDYTNEDTMKKLKQRNPSRKMKNALLEFKLGLEGISRFVSLESSNRVHECALATLALESDTIDPRL, from the coding sequence ATGCAATTTAAACTTCCAAACGGGGCCATCGTACTTGTAATAGGGCCATCAAATAGCGGGAAATCCACATTACTGCAATCATTAGTCGATTCAGGTCAGCTCCTTGAAAGCGAGATCATTAGCTCTGACTACTATCGTCGGCTTGTGGCGGATATAGATTTCATCGATTTTACAGCGGTATCTAAAGATGATGAGGATATTGTTTATGAAGAATATCAGCGTATTTCAGAGCAGGCGTTTCATGTGCTTCATACGGTTGTGGAAGCCCGTGCAAAGCTAAATAAAGTATCGATAATTGATGCCACAAATTTACGCGGCTTTGAACGTGCCAAATATTTTGAAATTGCTAAACGTCAACATGTACCTGTTTTAGCGCTAATTTTGAATACAACAAAAGAGCAGCTGCTTGCACGTGATGTATTGCGTGATAACCCTAGAGGTCGTAAACGTGTGCTGCAGCAATTTAATACGTTGAAATATGAGTTGAAAACAATAAAGAAAGAGCCATTCGCCAAAATTTATAAAGTAAATGACGAAAGAATCGAGATAGTGCGAGAACCGAATAAGCTTTGTTTAGAAATCGAAAGCGGTTTTGATATTATCGGGGATATTCACGGCTGCTATGATGAGATGCTTGTGCTCTTGAAGGATCTTGGATATGAGCAGCGCGGCGATGTATATGTTCACCCAACTGGACGCCGGTTAATTTCTGTCGGCGACATTATGAGCCGCGGCCCTAAATCAATTGAAACAATGCAATTTTGGTTGAATCAGATTGAAGCAGGATTAAGCTATATGACAGACAGCAATCATGGCTGGAAATTAGCGCGCTGGTTGGACGGGAAAAATGTATCTCTAAATCATGGGGATGAACTTGTCGAGCAAGAATTTACCGAGTATGAGAAGGTGCATGGCGAAGAGGCTGCTAAGGCACTAAAAGAACAATTTGCTAACATGCTTTTAAAAGCACCGTCACATTATATTTTAACGAAAAATAATATGACAAAAGCTGTTGTTACACACGCCGGCATTAAGGACCATTACACCGGGAAGGAATCTAAACGCATATCTGATTTTTGTCGATACGGTGATATTCAGCAAACGGACAGCTCCAGTAAGCCTGTTCGCGGTGATTGGTTCTCGCAGCATAAAACGAGCGAACTGATCATTTGGGGACATGACGTGAAAGTACAGCCGTTTAAAGCAAACCGAACAATTAATATTGACCAAGGTGTTGTATTTGGCGGGGAGCTTACGGCATTTCAATATCCTGAGCAGACATTAAAAAGTGTTAAGGCATTCGCGAATTATGCCGGGACTGAGGAAAACCCTATTTTAGAGGCGAAAAATAAGCGGTTTAGTCCGCCAAATGTTGCACAATTTATAAATGGCTTTGCGGTTCATACAACGAGCGGGGATCAAATAACAATCCCGAGAGAAAATGCATTGGCAGCAATGGATACATTTTCTCACTATACATTGCCCTTGGAGCAGGTAATTTACATTCCGCCAACAATGAGTCCAACTCCCCAAACATCTGCGTTACCGGATTACTTGGAACACCCTGCAGATGCTTTTCATTACTATAAGAAAAACGGTATTCAAAAATTGATTGCCCAGAAGAAGCATATGGGTAGCCGCGCTGTTATCTTTATTGCAAAAAATAAAGAAGTTGCAAAAGAGCTCATTAACAGTGATAGTCTGGGCTACATTACAACTCGTACAGGCCGCGCCTTCTTTGAACAAAAAGAGCAGCAACAGATGGTGGAGAATATTCATGCTGAGCTAGTCGGTAAAAATTACTTCGAGCAATTTAATACAAATTTCGTCTTAATGGATGCCGAAATATTACCATGGAATTTAAAAGCACAAAGCTTAATCGATCAACAATATGAAACGGTCGCTGAAAATGCGTTGATGGATCGCTATAAACTTATCGAAAAGTTGAAAGCAACAGAGCATGTGGACGTGACGAGCTGGATGGAGGAATATACCGATAAATATAAAAATGCTGCACGCTTCGATGCGGTTTTCAAAAACTATTGCTGGCCAACAAATGAGCTTTCAGGCATACAAATAGCACCGTTCCATATTCTTGCACATAGCTCATCAGCAAACTTCCACCAGTCTCATAGCTGGCATATGAAAATGAATGCGTATTTGGCCGAAAACAGCTCGCTATTTATAGCGACAGAATACCGTTTGATTGAAAGCGAGCAGGATGAACAGGAAGTAATAAATTGGTGGAAGGACATGACTGAAAATGGTCATGAAGGCATTGTTATTAAGCCATTTGATTTCCTGGCTTATCATAAAGGGAAATTACTGCAGCCGGCTATAAAAGTACGTGGCCGTGAATATTTACGCATCATTTATGGCATGGACTATACAAATGAAGACACTATGAAGAAGTTAAAACAGCGTAACCCTTCCCGGAAAATGAAGAACGCTTTATTGGAATTTAAATTAGGTCTGGAAGGGATTTCACGCTTTGTAAGTTTGGAAAGCAGCAATCGTGTACATGAATGTGCACTTGCAACGCTTGCGTTAGAAAGCGATACAATCGATCCGCGCTTATAA
- a CDS encoding methyltransferase domain-containing protein, translating to MQLSIYTKNPHARAISHLLAKNPATVYERKVKGHAVRFVYHKMTDDELYASIFVTPDSLALVKDNEAFDITHYINDREFAVSTIFLSLIRSALGTALNGKPKEEYLQFAAMDFPFTFEFGPISSKLTDEELRNLWEPLGYEVTINTMTDAKRARFLTLANTITLKKALQQIFILIPVMDDYKHYFIDEAERERIENYGEGWLETHPMREFIYKKALRFKQLYMTEENEQKVDKPSLNTRRYETIAEAVTALKPKTVIDMGAGEGKLSMLLAHIDTIKKLYSVDPSNHALAKMQKRFADQQFATRPIIKWGSLYYEDKEFTEADVFILCEVIEHINEERLPQMMQLITQNYTPKHLIITTPNAEYNTVYELEDMRHDDHRFEWNRKQFEAWCKAVAPNYDLQFEGIGSVHEQYGAPTQMCIMTRRDSHAI from the coding sequence ATGCAATTATCTATTTACACGAAAAATCCGCATGCGAGAGCAATTTCACATTTACTGGCGAAAAACCCGGCTACCGTTTATGAGCGCAAAGTAAAAGGGCACGCAGTACGATTTGTATATCATAAAATGACAGATGACGAATTATACGCTTCCATCTTTGTTACACCTGATTCATTGGCGCTTGTAAAAGACAATGAAGCGTTTGATATTACCCATTACATTAATGACCGTGAATTTGCTGTAAGTACCATTTTCTTATCGCTTATTCGTTCAGCTTTAGGCACAGCGCTGAACGGAAAGCCTAAAGAAGAATATTTACAATTTGCAGCAATGGACTTTCCGTTTACATTTGAGTTTGGTCCAATTTCATCAAAGCTCACAGACGAGGAACTCCGAAATTTATGGGAACCGTTAGGCTATGAAGTAACGATTAACACAATGACTGACGCTAAACGCGCACGATTCTTAACGCTTGCAAATACCATTACGTTAAAGAAAGCACTACAGCAAATTTTTATATTAATCCCGGTTATGGATGACTATAAGCATTATTTTATTGATGAAGCCGAGCGGGAGCGTATAGAAAACTACGGTGAGGGCTGGCTTGAAACTCATCCGATGCGTGAATTTATTTACAAAAAAGCATTGCGCTTTAAACAATTGTACATGACAGAAGAGAATGAGCAAAAAGTCGATAAACCATCTTTAAATACGCGTCGCTATGAAACAATTGCCGAGGCAGTTACAGCATTAAAACCTAAAACGGTTATCGATATGGGGGCAGGAGAAGGAAAGTTATCGATGCTTCTTGCGCATATCGATACGATTAAAAAACTGTACAGTGTCGATCCTAGTAATCATGCACTTGCTAAAATGCAAAAACGTTTTGCCGATCAGCAATTTGCTACAAGACCTATTATTAAGTGGGGATCACTTTACTATGAAGATAAAGAGTTTACAGAGGCGGATGTCTTTATTTTATGCGAGGTTATTGAACATATAAATGAGGAACGACTGCCTCAAATGATGCAGCTCATCACACAAAATTATACGCCTAAGCATTTAATTATTACGACACCAAACGCAGAGTATAATACGGTTTACGAACTTGAAGATATGCGCCACGATGATCACCGCTTTGAATGGAATCGCAAGCAGTTTGAGGCATGGTGTAAAGCAGTTGCGCCAAACTATGATTTACAATTTGAAGGGATCGGTTCTGTACATGAACAATATGGTGCTCCTACTCAAATGTGTATCATGACAAGGAGAGATTCACATGCAATTTAA
- a CDS encoding NAD-dependent deacylase: MTAETLAHLIKESNRTVVLTGAGMSTESGIPDFRSSTGLWQNIDPRIVASTESLQKNYEQFREFYQMRITALVNCKPHQGHLILADFEKRGLVSLIATQNVDQLHQQAGSKNVAELHGNIVSIRCQKCGKPHGKEQFLNNSICTYCSGKLRPNVVLFGETLPTEAWERTLHEIHEADLVIVIGTSLEVYPVNQLPSMSKGKLVYINREQTSTSLHYSFDLVLEGSAGEILADVHRELGDFKKL; encoded by the coding sequence ATGACGGCTGAAACACTGGCTCACTTGATAAAAGAATCGAATCGTACGGTCGTGCTGACAGGTGCGGGGATGTCGACTGAATCGGGCATACCGGATTTTCGCTCGTCAACAGGCTTGTGGCAAAATATCGATCCACGTATTGTTGCCTCTACAGAAAGTCTGCAAAAGAACTATGAACAGTTCCGTGAGTTTTACCAGATGAGGATTACCGCATTGGTCAATTGCAAACCCCATCAAGGACATCTAATATTGGCGGACTTCGAAAAGCGCGGACTTGTTTCGCTTATCGCAACCCAAAATGTCGACCAGCTTCACCAGCAGGCCGGAAGTAAAAATGTAGCGGAACTTCATGGCAATATCGTGTCAATTCGCTGTCAAAAATGCGGCAAACCCCATGGAAAAGAGCAGTTTTTGAATAACAGTATTTGCACATATTGTTCGGGGAAATTACGACCGAATGTAGTGCTGTTTGGTGAAACATTACCGACAGAGGCATGGGAACGTACGCTACACGAAATACACGAGGCAGATCTTGTCATAGTGATCGGCACAAGTTTGGAAGTATACCCTGTCAATCAGTTGCCGAGCATGTCGAAAGGGAAGCTCGTCTATATTAACCGCGAGCAAACATCCACGAGCTTACATTATTCTTTTGATTTAGTGTTGGAAGGGTCGGCCGGGGAGATTTTGGCGGATGTTCATCGAGAGTTGGGGGATTTCAAAAAGTTATAA
- a CDS encoding M20 family metallopeptidase, producing MEAFDFFTLHEKDIKDDIKRLVLADSPSQNKELLDLCKDVLQSMFYDYFHVKATEYAMEHNGNHLRFEMGEGTEQILMIGHYDTVWDKGALPYREEEDKIFGPGILDMKSGLVSAIWFFKYVQKMNLPLKRRVVFFLNSDEEIGSPTSRALIEEEAKKSVAAFILEPAVTVSGELKIARKGTSRYLLNIRGLASHAGNNPRDGVSAITEAARQILNIDALNDYEKGTTLNVGMIQGGGKLNVVPDEAHVGVDVRSVTRTEQERIDDYFEELKPYDQRTKIEIDGGVNRPPMERDEDSEELFEIAQEEAEELGFDVDEASVGGASDGNFTSLYTPTLDGLGLVGDGIHAEHEHILKEHIIERFALFTNTLLEVVNEIEMEGNRNDG from the coding sequence ATGGAAGCATTCGATTTTTTTACATTGCATGAAAAGGATATAAAAGATGATATTAAACGCTTAGTATTAGCCGATTCACCTTCGCAAAACAAAGAGTTGCTTGATCTATGCAAAGATGTACTACAGTCGATGTTTTATGACTATTTTCATGTAAAGGCAACGGAATATGCGATGGAGCATAACGGCAATCATCTCCGCTTTGAAATGGGCGAAGGAACCGAACAGATTTTAATGATCGGTCACTATGATACCGTTTGGGATAAAGGGGCTTTACCGTACCGGGAGGAAGAAGATAAAATTTTTGGTCCTGGTATTTTGGATATGAAATCAGGTCTCGTCAGTGCTATCTGGTTTTTTAAATATGTTCAAAAAATGAATCTACCTTTGAAGCGGCGGGTTGTTTTTTTCCTGAACAGCGACGAAGAAATTGGAAGCCCTACATCCAGAGCGCTAATCGAAGAAGAAGCAAAAAAGTCGGTGGCGGCTTTTATATTGGAGCCTGCTGTTACTGTTTCGGGTGAACTGAAAATTGCGCGGAAAGGGACATCCAGGTATTTACTGAACATTCGAGGGTTAGCATCGCATGCGGGCAATAATCCGCGGGATGGTGTCAGTGCGATTACGGAAGCAGCAAGGCAAATCCTGAATATTGATGCACTCAACGATTACGAGAAGGGGACAACGCTGAATGTCGGTATGATTCAGGGCGGCGGTAAACTGAATGTCGTACCTGATGAAGCGCACGTAGGAGTCGATGTCCGATCGGTTACTCGCACAGAGCAGGAACGTATCGACGATTATTTTGAAGAGCTTAAACCATATGATCAGCGTACGAAAATCGAAATCGATGGGGGAGTTAACCGGCCGCCGATGGAACGTGATGAAGACAGCGAAGAATTGTTCGAAATTGCGCAGGAAGAGGCGGAGGAACTTGGTTTTGATGTAGATGAAGCGTCAGTCGGCGGTGCAAGCGACGGCAATTTCACGTCGTTATACACGCCAACATTGGATGGTCTTGGACTAGTTGGGGACGGTATTCACGCAGAACATGAGCATATTTTAAAAGAGCATATCATTGAACGTTTTGCACTTTTTACGAATACATTGCTGGAAGTTGTGAATGAAATTGAGATGGAGGGAAATCGAAATGACGGCTGA
- a CDS encoding DMT family transporter, whose translation MERLKGIAMIIVGSMFWGATGPMMEWLLQNTAMTAEFMLAVRLTIAGILILGIAAMQKKSIFSIWKNRNHSVQLLVFSVIGMVGLQFTFVKSIEVSNAIIATLLQFLAPIFIVIYTSIIGKVLPPSSQLIGICGTLVGLFLLLTNGSVSGLLVSNEALVWGLLLGFTYAFYTLYPARLMAEVGVIIIIGWGMIIGGLIFSVTGQLWKPGQWLLLLEPVNVVIIIATGILGSFAYILFLTSLKYISPVETSILSSFEPLTAMAISVVWLGATLYNWQYVGILLMLVFVAYLSIAGSKKSPTSNV comes from the coding sequence GTGGAACGATTGAAAGGCATAGCGATGATAATAGTAGGCTCGATGTTTTGGGGGGCTACCGGTCCAATGATGGAATGGCTCCTGCAAAATACAGCAATGACCGCAGAGTTTATGCTTGCAGTACGATTAACGATCGCAGGCATTTTAATACTTGGCATTGCAGCTATGCAGAAAAAATCGATATTCTCCATTTGGAAAAACCGGAACCATTCCGTACAATTACTTGTTTTCAGTGTAATCGGAATGGTAGGGTTACAATTTACGTTTGTAAAGTCGATTGAAGTGAGCAATGCGATAATTGCAACACTACTGCAGTTTTTAGCGCCCATCTTCATCGTCATTTATACATCGATTATTGGGAAGGTTCTTCCACCAAGCAGTCAACTGATCGGTATTTGCGGTACGCTTGTCGGGCTGTTTCTATTGCTGACAAATGGCTCGGTTTCTGGGTTACTTGTAAGCAATGAAGCGCTTGTATGGGGACTGCTGTTAGGATTTACGTATGCATTTTATACACTGTATCCTGCTCGGTTAATGGCTGAAGTAGGGGTAATCATTATAATCGGCTGGGGTATGATCATAGGCGGGCTTATATTTTCGGTAACGGGACAGCTTTGGAAACCGGGGCAATGGCTGTTGCTGCTGGAACCGGTAAATGTAGTCATCATTATTGCTACGGGCATTTTGGGATCCTTCGCCTATATTTTATTTTTAACAAGCCTGAAATACATATCACCAGTTGAAACGAGTATTTTATCGAGTTTCGAACCGTTGACGGCAATGGCGATTTCCGTTGTCTGGCTCGGTGCGACATTGTATAACTGGCAGTATGTCGGTATTTTATTAATGCTAGTATTTGTCGCCTATTTATCAATTGCCGGGAGCAAAAAGTCTCCCACTTCGAATGTCTAA